Within the Zea mays cultivar B73 chromosome 10, Zm-B73-REFERENCE-NAM-5.0, whole genome shotgun sequence genome, the region tcggaagaacacctatCTACAAAAAATACTATTGTcaaaaaaaattcggcagcacctcccctataaagtgatgtttctaaaacctgcaaagaaacaacaacacgatggttgTCAACACAGAAAACTGCACGATAgctacataataaacaatatgctAACCATGTGATATCAATGTGCTAAACTTTATGCTACAAGTATATGCTAAACCCTTTATAATCACTCACTTTCCTACATCCAATACACTAACAATATGCTACCAATTtactaactatataatcactaaatATATATACTAACAAATAAATACCTAGCTAACTATTTATACTAACAAGTGAATAGCTATCGATATATACATTAAACCAAGTAAATTAGCTAACTAATTACTAAAAACTAAGTAAAACCATTACCGTGGGGAGGAGGATCGGCCGTGGGAACGAGGGGCTTGACGGCGACGGAGAACGGCAAGGGCAGCGGGCCGGAGGACGTCGAGGCGGTGGGGACGAGGGGCTTGGAGGACGGCGCGACGGCGGAGGAGGCCGCGGCGTGGAACTGTTGCTCGGAGTCGGGCGCTGGCGCGACGACGTGGGGCGCGGCGTGGGGAGGTGGCTCGGCGTGGGGCGTGGGGAGGCGGCTCGGCGTGGGGCGGCTCGGCGAGGGCAGCAGCGGAGGAGGCCGCGGCGTGGGGCGGCGGCGGAGGAGGCCGCGGCGTGCGGCTAGGAGGAGGGCCGCGGCCTGGGTCGGCGGCTCGGCGTATGGCGATGGCGCCGAAAAGCTGCGGGACGGCGTGAGAAGGGAATGAGCAGGAGGAGCACGGCGCGGGTCTAAACCCCTAGCTCgttgccaagatctatggcgccgagctagggaCACGTCAGCCTCCACGTCAACCCTGACTCCCGTCGCCACgtcagagctcggcgccatagcctatagcGTCGAACAAAGAGTCCAAAAAAGCGTCGAGCAAAAAAAAAATCGGGCAATGATATAGGCCATATCTGCATGCTTGAAGCAACATCGTGAAATAGGTGGAGCGACGGCGGGGTGAGAAGATCGAGAAAGAGGGTCAATAAGGGCACAAAGAACATCTTTCTGACTCTTAATTTAAGAAATTATTAAAATAACAGTTGTACTATCTTATCTTACGACAAATGATCATGAATTTATAACAGTACCTAGTCAATTTTATCGTTGAAACCCTATGGACTTCTAGAAACCAAATGAAGAAAATGTAAGTGTCATCAACAAGTTAGGAGAGCACACAAACAAGCAGAACCACTACGACTCCACATATTTAACCGACATCTTCGAATGCATAAACAATCGGGACCTGACCTTCACTGCTAGATTCTGCCTAAACACGATTACACGAAGACAAATGTATAGTAGGGAAATTACTGGGATCTAACTTTAAAACGACTGCTTCATCACAAATGGCATAGACGGTATCTAAACCACCACACAGTAGACTACAGAACATAGATGCCTGAGGGCCCCACAAACTACAACAGTTAACAGTTGATCAGTACTGACACTATATTTTGAGGCATCTCAAGCACCAATGCCGACAGTATCCACACGAAGTATTCAAATCTATTAGCTGCCCTACCCGGAAGATTCATCTTACAACTCTCGTCAAAGGCTCCTCGGTTCTTGGAGCATTGTCCGCAATTCATATCTATATCGTAGATAGATAGAATCAAGCCTTGGCCCTCTTGCTTCCTGTGCACGAGGGGCACTTATACTGCTTGATGTGCTCCGCTTTATTTGGGGTGATCTTGACACACTTGCCGTGGAACCATGTCTCGCATAAGTCGCAACAGATCCAGAAGTCGTCATAACCTAGGCCACATGCGCCGCACAGCGCACTCTCATGGTCTTCCTGTGGTTCACCTTCCTCCCCTTCACTCTCCTCGTCCTTTGGAGGTGGCATCTTTGGGACCCTGGAGTTGGGTTCTACCTGGCGTGAAGGCTGCGTATTCATCAAATATTCAGCGTCAGCCATAAAAGGAGAATCATGGAGTTAGGCGGCTGGTTGTCTTGTGAAACTATAGGTATGTGATAAAAAAAACTATATACCTTTGAGCCAGATTTGTTAGTCTTGTTGCTGCTTTTAGGAGTTTTTTCTTTGGACTCTTTCTTGGCTGTTCCTGTGACAACCTCATATATGCTGGGAAGATTATTGATCATGGTGAAGAGACGTTTCCTGCAACGCAACCACCAGAAGGTGACTCCATCAGACTGCTTTAGTTATACAAAGAAAATTTAGTCCCACGTGGCTTTGATCAAAATCTAATAATCTATAATATGGAATTCAGGGGACATGAGAAAAAAGGATTTCACATTAAAGTATCAAACATTTATAAAACATGATCCAAAAGGTAAGACAGTGCTAAAGTAACAATGGAATACAAAAAGCTACTGTCAAACACATCAAAACACAACAGTATAGCATTTTAAGGTCATTCTTAAAGGCTTACACTAATTGGTCCTAAACTTTTTATAGAACAAGGGTGAAACATGAGAAAATAACCAACATTATTTAAACCACTATTGCGTCCATTTGATTTAATCGACAACAACGTGGCAGCCAATGCTGCTATTCCTAATCATGAATATGCAAACTGGTTTGCTTACAAGACATCCGACCTTCAATCATGCATTCAATGCTCCAGTTGACACATACTTTACTTAAAAAATAACAAGATAGGCCCAGTAGCATCCAGAAACTGAAGAATATAGCACAACACTAGTATAGAGATAACACAAAAGTAACTAGACAAATGAAATGTTCATATTAAGTCCCATCAACAGAAAAAAAATGTAAGACCTCAAAAGCGACACTACACCCAAAATAGCTGACAGCTGCCACCATCTGGCATCAACTTGAACAAGGATTTTGTAGTTGTATGTCCACTGCTCAACAACATTAGCAGATGGAATGTGCAATTGTTCAATGAAAAAGATGTGCAACTAGTAATCTCCCACCCAAATGTGACAATGGGGCATATTTCCCAGTCATTTCATAGGAAAAAAAGTAGCAGTTTGTGAGGGAGTTAtgaaatactccctccgttccaaaATAGTATTCATTTTAGCTCTTACTTTTTATATCTATATTCAAATGGATGATGATAAATCTacacacatatataaaacacatacaaagtgttgtatgaatctattaattatctaaaaggaattttaatttgggacggagggagtactgTTTTGTATCTTCTTCGTTCTCTTTTATCAATATACCCATTGCTTTGTACTCATTTCTCAATAAAAACTCACTTTGGATTTTGATAAGAATAACATAGTGATTGCATTTCAGTTTGAAAATATAAAAAAGAGAGTCGATCGGAGGGAAAGACAACCCTCACAGTATTGGTTGGAAGAAGAAACATAGTCTTCAACCGACTGATAAACCCCAGAACCCTGACAATGCAGGCCCTATAGCACCACACCATAACCTAGGCTGGCACCAACAAGGAAGGTTTTTTAACCAACCTGAAATTCACTCCCATGGAGAGTCAAACCCAAGCACTGGAGTGTCATGAGCTAGGCCGTCACAATATCTCAAATGGTGTGGGCCTCAGCTATCAAGGAGTCTCAGCCCATGCAATGTCAATAGTATAGGATAGCTTGTGTAACAGAAAAGGCAAGCAGGAATTGAACTCGTCTTCATCCTCTAAAACCTGTCCTCTGCTTGCTACTTCTCTCCATATTCCTTCCAGTTCTAATAATGATTGTGTCTGAAAACTGAGTAAATCCTAGTGCTGTGAGTGTGAAATCCCATCCTGGTGTTGAGGTTCATAACATGGAGGTGTTACTCAGAAACCACAAACGCTATGCTAAGAAACCTTTCACATAAAGTGAATGCTCATGAAACTATGAGATACCTGAAGGAAGTCCATTGGCAAGAAACATTTTATATAACAGTCAAACAGAAACATCTTTACAATAAAACAAATGGATACCTGGATTCCTTGTCGAATCCAAACCTTGCTCCAAAATAAAATGCAACAGACATTAGCCAAGAATCACTATGCACTGCAACAAGTGATagccaatctttttcattcatccCATCACGAGCAAAATTAATTCCGAGAGCTGGCTCTGGGAGTTCAGGAGGAACCTCCTCAGCAGGCAAGTTTACTTCCCATGTCTCATTGGGAAGTCCATATAAACATAAATTATCCTTCTCTGCGCAAAACAAAAGAAAATAATATTTCGAATAAGGTATTTGCGGTTGTTTCAGGCTCTAAATCTAAAATGGCTTGCTTTAATTGAAAATGAACCAAGAGACATAATGCTGAGACTGTAAAAGTAAAATACAGGACCAGTAGGAAAAACTAAATTGACCATATGAAATTAAGCATTCCATATCTACTACGTGTTGTTAAAAAAATATAGATTGAACATTCCAGAAAAAAAAGGAAATGGAACACAAAAGGGAAGACTTATTGACCAAAAGCATGAAAAGGAGGCACTACGCCCCTTGTAACACTAGACATAAATAAATCAGTTCGGTATCAACAATCAATAAAAGAATATTGCTCATGCACATTGTTTGCCTTTCCCGACCACAGCTTTTGATCAGTACTGAGCAACTCATCTTGCATTTCCAGTGACACCTCTTGGTATGAACTTCCTGTGCTAAGCATTTAATAATGTTGCAATTTAATGTGGAACAGATTTTGATCCCATGCATCTGTGGGAACCAAAATCATAAATGTGACCTTAATAACCAACATACTCCCTCCATCCCAAAATAAATCAGATTCTATTCTAGCCACGTATCTAGACAAAGCTTTCTGGTCCAATAAGCGACGGGGTACATGCATTTCTTTGCCAACTCCTGTCACCATCAACTTAAGTGGGCATTGACAAAGTGGGAAATAAGGTGCAGTGACGAAGTGTTTGCAATACTTCCATAGTTCCATTGCCAAAACAGAGTAATTTCGGTATCCAGAAACGAAACCAATGTTGACTTCCAGGAAAAAGAAATGCTATCCTGAGTCCTGACACTCCCACTACCTGACATCAGTGACTCACTGACAAAATATTCCGAAAATGCCCCTCGGTACAGTTGCAGCAGATGTCGTTGTCCGGGAGCATAACAGTAAATCGACAGCCGCACGACTTTTGGAGATGACTGGCCGGCCGTGCGGTCGACCAGCTCAGAAGATAAGGATTCCCTCACCCACCCACCTTTCCGCTTTCCCACCCCCAGATGAATAGCACAAGGAGTAACTAGAACGTCGCGAAACCGAAAGCAAAGCTCAGCGCTCAGCGGTTGTCACCAGCAAGATCGGAGCAGAAATTCCGCCGCGAAATAGCCTCCCAGGGCGCACCAGAACCAATGAATGGGCGGAGGTACGTAATAAATTAAGTGAAAAAACACCGGAAAATCAGCGGACTAAGTGCCCCCCAGATCGGCTTTGTGGAGAGAGGTAGAGAGCTATCCCTAACTGCAAAGCAAACACGGTCCAAATCCGTCTAGTAGCATCTGAACCCGCACCCCCAAAATCAAAACCCTAGGAAACCCAGCCGGATCGAGGGAGCAGGCTCACCTGGGTCGCACATCACGTAGAACTTCTCAACATCTGAAGCGACAGCGGGAAACTAGTCAATACAGAACTCTGAGCCGGAGGGAGAAAGTAACGCAAGCGAAGGAGATGCGGGCATTACCGGTGGTGAGCGCCCTGATTAGGCCGGCCTGGCGCGCGCGGTAGTCCCGGAAAACGTCCTCCGGCGAGCGCGGGACCGGCGTGCCAGGGAAGCCGGCTCCTCCGTCCATTCGTCCCCGGAGCTTGGTCAGGGAGGCGTAGGGTTTTGGGAGGGAAGAGCGAGGAGGGCAAGCTGGGGATTACACGAGGACGAGACGAAGAATCGATTGGAAGGAGTTGGGAAGCGTCGGCGCTGAgacagagaagagaagacttttcTTGGAAAGAAAAGAGAGGAGATGGGTCTCCTACGTTTGGTCGGGCGCAGGCGCAGCCGCAGTCGCGGGCCTTCCAATGAGTCCGATAGTTTGCGGCCCTATTTGGCACGGCACTGACCTCGCGGTCCATGAATGTGGGTTTTTATTCCTCGGCTCAAATTTATTTACCATCAATAAATATTTTTTTGTATTGGTATGTTTGAAACCACACTGGTTTTTTAAAAACCAGTTTCTATTTCGAGTTTCTAGAAACTGGTTAATCAAAAGAGTTGGGTGAATGTGTTTGGAACTTAATTTCTAAGAAACTAGTTTCTAGTTTTTTTATACACAATTATTAGCATACCCTTCCTCTATTTAAAAAAGTGGTGACAATATAtgtaaattctatgaaatcaatAAGGGCATGATGTAATTAAACAAACAAGAGTTGGTTTTAGCTAGGGGAGATCGGGAGAGTAGATTCTTGATTTTTAAGAAACTCGAATCTAGTTTCTATAAACTAAGACATAGACCCTGTTTGGTATAGTTGTTGtttgttgaaaaagcagcttataTGTGAAGCTAACTACTGTAGAAGCTCCATGTTTGGTACAACTTCTGCTTAAATCTATGAAGAAGCTAAAAATAAGTTGTGCCAACACGACCATAAACTGGTATGTTTGGAACCACTCTAGTTTCTATGAACCAGTTTCTTAAAAATTGGATGCTTCCAAACAGGCCAATAGTATACGTTGCGATTTCTGATTTTGATGTTTGTTCTGATGTTCTCATTTCAATACTATAGTGTTATATAGTGTGTGCTAATGTTATGATTCTAGAAAGGACAGGGAAGGGGAGTGTGAAGGATAAATATCGCCCGGGTTGCCACGACCCGTTTACGGTCTGTGGGCTGTTATAAAGGCCTTAATGTGCAAGGCGTGCAGGCTGACAAACTAGTCAAACACGCGACCAAAAGCAGGCAAAAAAGTGGTATGTGGGCTCGAAGACGCGTGAACCGACCCCGCGCATGCAGAGGACGTGACTTCCTTCCCAAAGACTCGCTGACTTCGAGATAAGTCGGAGTCAATTTTGGGGATAGAGAGGGGGTTGTAACAATCGTGCGGAGTGTGTGAATAACTCGGGTTCTGCCGACATAAGGCAGAAGAGGCACCCCTATGAAAATCAGAGATCTCCTAGTAGGCATAGTCATCTTCAATACCATCATCAGCTTCACCATAGGATAGGTTTTCCACTTTGGATCCTTCTCCTACATCGTGGACCGGAAGGGCGCCCTACTCCGCTTGGCGGACGCAGGGAAGGAGGTCTAGAGGTCTCACACCACCACCTCGACATAGAAGAAGTCCTCGTCGTGGCTCAGGGCGACCTCGGCAACGATCGTGGCTAGACCTTAGGTGGTCACGACGTGAGCGGCACCGTCTGACGCCTAGGCTCAGGGggccttgaaagggaattaggcttacacctagttcctaaataattttggtggttgaattgcccaacacaaatccttggactaactagtttgttctagtgtataagttatacaggtgcaaaaggttcacacttagccaataaaaagaaaagagttgggttcaacaaaagagcaaagggccaaccgaaggcacctctggtctggcacaccggactgtccggtgcaccagaggactccaactcgaactcgccaccttcgggaatttccagaggcactcgcgctataattcaccggactgtccggtgtacaccggactgtccggtgtacaccggacagtgtccggtgcgccaaggaagagcggcctcaggaactcgccagcttcgggaatctccaacggctagtccgctataattcaccggacatgtccggtgtgcaccggactgtccggtgcaactccggggcaacggctatctccgcgccaacggcttcctgcgacgcattaaatgcgcgcacagcgcgcgcagaagtcaggcgtgcccatactggcacaccggacagtaaacagtacttgtccggtgtgcaccggacatccaggcaggcccacaagtcagaagctccaacggtcgaaatccaacggaactggtgacgtggctggggcaccggacatgtccggtgtgcaccggactgtccggtgcgccatcgaacagacagctccaccaacggtcaagtttggtggttggggctataaataccccaaccaccccaccattcattgcatccaagttttccagcttccaactactttacaagagctagcattcattgcaaagcacaccaaaagagatcaaatcctctcctaactccattcaaagccttagtgactagagagagtgatttgtagtgttcatttgagctcttgcgcttggatcgcttcttttctttggctttctttcttgtgatcaaacactcacttgtaattgaggcaagagacaccaattgtgtggtggtccttgcgggaagtttggttcccaagtgatttgagaagagaagctcactcggtccgagggaccgtttgagagagggaagggttgaaagagacccggcctttgtggcctcctcaacggggagtaggtttgagagaaccgaacctcggtaaaacaaatctgcgtgtctcacttcattattcgcttgcgatttgttttgcgccatctctcacggactcgattatatttctaacgctaacccggcttgtagttgtgattattttgagaatttcagtttcgccctattcgccccccccccctctaggcgactttcaattggtatcagagcccggtgcttcattagagcctaaccgctcgaagtgatgtcgggagatcacgccaagaaggagatggagaccggcgaaaagcccactacaagccacgggagcacttcatcggaagagtctcgcaccaagaggaaggagatgaagaagagctcctccaacaaagggaaggagaagaaatcttcttctcaccacaaagagaaaaaggagagatcttcctctcacaagtcgcatcggagtggggacaagcacaagaggatgaggaaagtggtctactacgagaccgacacttcatcaacatcgacctccggctccgatgcgccctccgtaacttctaagcgccaagagcgcaagaagtttagtaagatccccttacactatccccgtacatctagacatactccattactttccgttccattaggcaaaccgcctacttttgatggcgaagattatgctaggtggagtgatttaatgaaatttcatctaacctcactccacaaaagtatatggaatgttgttgagtttggagcataggtaccttctgtaggggatgaggattatgatacggacaaagtggcccaaatcgagcacttcaactcccaagccacaaccattctcctcgcctctctaagcaaggaggaatacaacaaagtacaagggttgaagaatgcaaaggagatttgggacctactcaagaccgcgcacgagggtgatgaactcaccaagatcaccaaacgggaaacgatcgagggggagctcggtcgcttccgtcttcgccaaggagaggagccacaagatatgtacaaccggctcaagaccttggtgaaccaagtgcgcaacctcgggaggaaaaagtgggatgaccacgaggtggttaaggttattttaagagctcttattttccttaaccccactcaagttcaattaattcgtggtaatcctagatatccactaatgacccccgaggaagttatcgggaattttgtgagctttgaatgcatgattaaaggctcaaagaagatcaacgagcttgatgatccctccacgtccgaagcacaaccggtggcatttaaggcgacggaggagaagaaggaggagtctacaccaagtagacaccaatcgacgcctccaagctcgacaatgaggagatggctttaatcatcaaaagctttcgccaaatcctcaagcaacggagggggaaggactacaaaccccgctccaagaaagtgtgctacaaatgtggtaagcccggtcattttattgcaaaatgtcctatgtctagtgacaggggcgacgacaagaagggaaagaggagagaaaagaagaagtaccacaagaagagggacggcgatgcccacgtgtgccgcgagtgggaccctGACGAgaactccaccgagtcctcctccgacgaggacgccgccaacatcgccgtcaccaacggactcctcttccccaacgtcggccacaagtgtctcatggcaaaggacggcaaaaggaagaaggtaaaatcaagatcctccactaaatatgaaacctctagtgatgaggatgatgctagcaatgaggaggataacttgcgcattctttttgccaaccttaacatggaacaaaaggaaaaactaaatgagctaattagtgccatccatgaaaaggatgacctcttggattcccaagaggacttcctaatcaaggaaaataaaaagcatgttaaggttaaaaatgcttatgctctagaggtagaaaaatgtgaaaaattgtctagtgagctaagcacttgccatgagaccattaacaaccttagaaatgaaaatgctagattaattgctaaggttgattcccatgtttgtattgattcaattcccgatcttagaaatgataatgatgttttgcttgctaagattaaggaattgaatgattctcttgctagccttagagtagagaatgaaaatttgattgctaaggctaaagattttgatgtttgcaaagctactatttccgaccttagaactaaaaatgatttgttacatgctaaggttgtagaatttaaatcttgcaaaacctctacatctactattgagcatgtgtctatttgtgatagatgtaaagatgttgatatcaatgctattcatgaccacatgatattaattaagcaacaaaatgatcatatagcaaaattagatgctaaaattgccgagcataacttagaaaatgaaaagtttaaatttgctagaagtatgctctataatgggagacgccctggcatcaaggatggcattggctaccaaaggggagacaatgtcaaccttaatgcccctcctaagaacttgtctaactttgttaagggcaaggctcccatgcctcaggataacgagggttacattttgtaccttgccggctatcctgagagcaaaattaggagaactcattctaggaagtctcactctggccctaatcatgtatttatgtataagggtgagacatctagctctaggcaaccaacccgtgccaagttgcctagaaagaaaactcctaatacatcaaatgatcatgctatttcatttaaaacttttgatgcttcttatgtgcttactaacaaatccggcaaggtagttgccaagtttgttgggggcaaacacaagggctccaagacttgtgtttgggtacccaaagttcttgtttctaatgccaaaggacccaaaaccgtttgggtacctaaagtcaagaactaaaattgttttgtaggtttatgcatccgggggctcaagttggatactcgacagcgggtgcacaaaccacatgacaggggagaaaaggatgttctcctcatatgagaaaaaccaagatccccaacgagctatcacattcgggggtggaaatcaaggtttggtcaaaggattgggtaaaattgctatatcacctgaccatactatttctaatgtttttcttgtagattctttagattacaatttgctttccgtatcccaattatgtcaaatgggctacaactgtctatttactgatgtaggtgttactgtctttagaagaagtgatgattcaatagcattcaagggagtgttagagggacaactatacttggtagattttgatagagctgaactcgacacttgcttggttgctaagactaacttgggttggctctggcaccgccgactagcccatgttggaatgaagaatcttcataagcttctaaagggagagcacattttaggactaacaaatgttcattttgagaaagacaggatttgtagcgtatgccaagccgggaagcaagttgggactcatcatccacacaagaacatcatgactagtgacaggccactggagctcctacacatggacctattcggcccgatcgcttacataagcatcggcgggagtaagtactgtctagttattgtggatgattattctcgcttcacttgggtgttctttttgcaggaaaaatctcatacccaagagaccttaaagggattcttgagacgggctcaaaatgagttcggcttaaggatcaagaaaattagaagcgacaacgggacggagttcaagaactctcaaattgaaggcttccttgaggaggagggcatcaagcatgagttctcttctccctacaccccacaacaaaatggtgtagtggaggaagaatcgaactctattggacatggcaagaaccatgcttgatgagtacaagacaccggatcggttttgggccgaggcggtcaacaccgcttgctacgccatcaaccggttatatctacaccgaatcctcaagaagacatcttatgaactcctaaccggtaaaaagcccaatatttcatattttagagtttttggtagcaaatgctttattcttgttaagagaggtagaaaatctaaatttgctcccaaaactgtagaaggctttttactaggatatgactcaaacacaagggcatatagagtctttaacaagtccttaggacttgttgaagtttcttgtgacgttgtgtttgatgagactaacggctctcaagtagagcaagttgatcttgatgagttaggtgaagaacaggctccatgcatagcgctaaggaacatgtccattggggatgtgtgtcctaaggaatccgaagagccttcacatgcacaagatcaaccatcctcctcaacgcaagcatctccaccaacccaagatgaggacgaggctcaaggtgatgaagaagaggatcaaaacgatgagccacctcaagatgacagcaacgatcaagggggagatgcaaatgatgaagacaaggaggatgaagaaccaaggccgccacacccaagagtccaccaagcaatccaacgagatcaccccgtcgacatcatcctcggtgacattaataagggggtaactactcgatctcgggttgcacatttttgtgagcattactcctttgtttcctctattgagccacacagggtagaggaagcacttcaagatgcggattgggtgatggcgatgcaagaggagctcaacaatttcacaaggaatgaggtatggcacttagttccacgtcctaaccaaaatgttgtaggaaccaagtgggtcttccgcaacaagcaagacgagcatggtgtggtgactaggaacaaagctcgactcgtggccaaggggt harbors:
- the LOC100283897 gene encoding PHD finger protein ALFIN-LIKE 8 isoform X1, whose protein sequence is MDGGAGFPGTPVPRSPEDVFRDYRARQAGLIRALTTEKDNLCLYGLPNETWEVNLPAEEVPPELPEPALGINFARDGMNEKDWLSLVAVHSDSWLMSVAFYFGARFGFDKESRKRLFTMINNLPSIYEVVTGTAKKESKEKTPKSSNKTNKSGSKPSRQVEPNSRVPKMPPPKDEESEGEEGEPQEDHESALCGACGLGYDDFWICCDLCETWFHGKCVKITPNKAEHIKQYKCPSCTGSKRAKA
- the LOC100283897 gene encoding PHD finger protein ALFIN-LIKE 8, whose protein sequence is MDGGAGFPGTPVPRSPEDVFRDYRARQAGLIRALTTDVEKFYVMCDPEKDNLCLYGLPNETWEVNLPAEEVPPELPEPALGINFARDGMNEKDWLSLVAVHSDSWLMSVAFYFGARFGFDKESRKRLFTMINNLPSIYEVVTGTAKKESKEKTPKSSNKTNKSGSKPSRQVEPNSRVPKMPPPKDEESEGEEGEPQEDHESALCGACGLGYDDFWICCDLCETWFHGKCVKITPNKAEHIKQYKCPSCTGSKRAKA